A portion of the Pithys albifrons albifrons isolate INPA30051 chromosome 1, PitAlb_v1, whole genome shotgun sequence genome contains these proteins:
- the LOC139680254 gene encoding ectonucleoside triphosphate diphosphohydrolase 6-like — MEARKISKRFFTFGILACIAIYVTYIKWHLDSKPLMGATEGNAESRGDKLNHQAVTTDLSVFYEIMFDAGSTGTRIHVFKFTQQPRETPKLTHETFKALEPSLSAYADDVKKSGQGIKELLEVAKKEVPMELWKFTPLVLKATAGLRLLPGEKAQKLLDKVKIFQASPFFVRDDCVSIMNGTDEGTSLEYSKKVEAF; from the exons ATGGAAGCCAGGAAGATATCAAAGCGGTTCTTCACTTTTGGGATTTTGGCATGCATAGCTATTTATGTTACATACATAAAATGGCACTTGGATTCCAAACCACTCATGGGAGCAACGGAAGGAAATGCTGAAAGCAGGGGAGATAAACTGAACCATCAGGCAGTGACCACAGATCTCTCAGTCTTTTATGAAATTATGTTTGATGCAGGAAGCACAGGAACTCGCATCCATGTATTTAAATTTACACAACAGCCAAGAG AAACTCCCAAATTAACCCATGAGACGTTTAAAGCACTGGAACCCAGTCTATCTGCATATGCTGATGATGTCAAAAAG AGTGGCCAGGGAATAAAAGAGCTCCTTGAGGTGGCAAAGAAGGAAGTTCCTATGGAGCTGTGGAAGTTCACTCCTCTGGTCCTGAAAGCCACAGCTGGCCTACGGttgctgccaggagagaaagctcAGAAGTTGCTGGATAag GTGAAGATTTTCCAGGCCTCCCCCTTCTTTGTGAGGGACGACTGCGTATCAATAATGAATGGAACAGATGAAG GTACATCTCTGGAGTATAGTAAGAAAGTTGAGGCGTTCTAA